Proteins from a genomic interval of Paenibacillus sp. FSL H8-0048:
- a CDS encoding S-layer homology domain-containing protein: MADEITNIEIQISHREGNIKLSGPKRLKRTVQSYSVKAVSAVLAGAMVLGGAGAAFADNASTGATVAAAAPQTAVTGSGIFSDVKTGFWAEKHIYKLATQGIVVGNNGLFRPGDSVTQQEAVLMALRFMKQQGNVNTSTEVALPNDFAVTNYYKPYVILAFQQGLLDKTTEMAADNLKSSWGERKASREWVAELLIRALGQSASASAAASRPTGFADDAKVSANKRGYINTAVELGLANGLTGNRFDPQGAVTRAQLATFFSRAEAHTSLEYDNTFKGTVSSLKDGKLGLYTNGNTLEFNLNANTAYYTSTSENRISLNEIQPYTKVTVIGATYSAAYVELTDPAVQVEQAEGVFTKHTPGIIWVDSANGYDQYPYDSGTAFVDANGAVIQPASIIAGSKLTLLRETFTGSRKVVKVQVISGIVNKTAKGTIQSVDTAAKSIAFKNADGTVETFKWEDGTTLFSSPNSIIQPSELKAGAAVAYTIKDNTIRSVEVTSGVERIVKGFIYELTDSTIVYQKSDGTREVHLLAATPAIVIPNAVNPVIDDLIADKTSGDNVQLTLNGNDQVTKIEVLSRQIEQYAAATVVDYNAKTQYLTFTDNNGKAHVVKMDEKTKMSYGGLITTSLSTMGFRLVENRKIDVTLINERAMSVELTTKYSGTLTAINTTARTIVIKQGNGQLLTLSYPQAIEMIGKSSAVITDVPLNVPVTAVLSSTQEFISVLRVNGSSQFEIATINAGAGKMTVKLDGGSISSELNLANVPLTNEAGQKIALTELKAGDFVNLSFDGTTPLTLQSVKQVAGQVTAVDAASGTFTVKDYTGASQPFTAASGVRILRDGVTTNALSGLTTADRVLVRKDASGVVIISVFSQLNRTFARYESATNEILTKRATLTDNYKFGLAPNVYIHQGDTTLPVQSLKENDNIIMYFNNDKVVEIVKQ, translated from the coding sequence ATGGCTGACGAAATTACCAACATAGAAATCCAGATAAGCCATAGAGAGGGGAATATCAAATTGTCCGGTCCAAAACGATTAAAGCGTACGGTTCAATCTTATTCTGTAAAAGCGGTCTCTGCCGTTCTGGCCGGTGCGATGGTACTTGGCGGGGCAGGGGCTGCCTTTGCCGACAACGCTTCAACCGGAGCAACCGTTGCTGCTGCAGCTCCGCAGACGGCTGTAACTGGTTCAGGAATCTTCAGTGATGTCAAGACGGGCTTCTGGGCCGAAAAGCATATTTATAAGCTGGCAACCCAGGGGATTGTGGTCGGCAATAACGGCCTGTTTCGTCCCGGCGATTCTGTGACCCAGCAGGAAGCGGTGCTGATGGCGCTGCGGTTTATGAAGCAGCAGGGGAATGTGAACACCAGTACCGAAGTTGCGCTGCCTAATGATTTTGCAGTTACGAACTATTACAAGCCATATGTAATCTTAGCCTTCCAGCAAGGTCTGCTGGACAAGACCACTGAGATGGCTGCAGATAATCTAAAAAGCTCCTGGGGCGAGCGCAAGGCCAGCCGTGAATGGGTGGCTGAGCTGCTGATCCGTGCGCTTGGCCAGAGTGCATCAGCTTCTGCGGCCGCAAGCCGGCCGACAGGCTTTGCCGATGACGCCAAAGTGTCCGCGAACAAACGCGGCTACATTAACACAGCGGTGGAGCTGGGACTCGCGAACGGGCTAACCGGCAACCGCTTTGATCCACAAGGCGCTGTGACCCGTGCGCAGCTGGCTACCTTCTTCAGCCGTGCTGAAGCGCATACTAGCCTGGAATACGATAATACGTTCAAAGGAACGGTCAGCTCACTCAAGGACGGGAAGCTGGGATTGTACACTAACGGCAATACGCTTGAATTCAATCTGAATGCCAATACCGCTTACTATACCAGTACCTCAGAGAACCGCATCTCATTGAACGAGATCCAGCCTTACACGAAAGTAACAGTAATAGGAGCCACCTATAGCGCAGCTTATGTAGAGCTGACAGATCCGGCAGTTCAGGTTGAGCAGGCGGAGGGTGTGTTCACCAAGCATACACCGGGTATCATCTGGGTCGATTCCGCGAACGGATACGATCAGTATCCCTATGATTCAGGCACGGCCTTCGTGGATGCGAACGGAGCGGTGATTCAGCCAGCCTCTATCATCGCCGGCAGCAAGCTTACGCTGCTGCGTGAGACCTTCACCGGTTCCCGGAAGGTTGTGAAGGTACAGGTCATTTCCGGTATTGTGAACAAGACGGCTAAAGGTACGATTCAAAGCGTTGACACTGCTGCCAAGAGCATCGCGTTCAAGAATGCTGACGGCACAGTAGAAACCTTCAAATGGGAAGATGGGACTACGCTGTTCAGCTCCCCGAATTCTATTATCCAGCCCTCAGAGCTGAAAGCCGGTGCTGCTGTCGCGTATACCATCAAGGATAATACGATCCGTTCCGTGGAAGTAACCTCAGGAGTGGAGCGCATAGTGAAGGGCTTCATCTATGAGCTGACAGATTCAACGATTGTCTATCAGAAGAGCGATGGCACACGTGAGGTTCATCTGCTTGCTGCTACCCCGGCCATTGTGATTCCGAACGCCGTAAATCCGGTAATCGACGATCTTATCGCTGACAAAACAAGCGGAGACAATGTACAGCTTACGCTGAACGGTAATGATCAGGTGACCAAGATAGAAGTGCTCAGCCGTCAGATCGAACAGTATGCAGCGGCTACCGTTGTGGATTATAACGCCAAGACCCAGTACCTGACCTTTACAGACAATAACGGTAAGGCTCATGTGGTCAAAATGGATGAGAAAACAAAGATGTCTTACGGCGGATTGATTACCACTTCGCTCAGCACCATGGGGTTCAGACTGGTTGAGAACCGCAAAATTGATGTGACCTTAATTAATGAGCGTGCAATGTCTGTTGAATTGACCACCAAATATTCCGGCACCCTGACGGCTATCAATACTACGGCCAGAACGATTGTGATTAAGCAGGGCAACGGACAATTGCTGACGCTGTCTTATCCGCAGGCCATTGAAATGATTGGCAAAAGCAGCGCAGTCATCACCGATGTTCCGCTTAATGTGCCGGTAACAGCAGTGCTTAGCAGCACTCAGGAGTTCATCTCCGTGCTGCGGGTGAACGGGTCATCCCAGTTCGAGATTGCTACCATTAATGCAGGCGCGGGCAAGATGACCGTGAAGCTTGATGGAGGCAGCATCAGCAGCGAGCTGAACTTGGCGAATGTTCCGCTTACCAACGAAGCGGGCCAGAAGATCGCCCTGACTGAGCTGAAGGCCGGAGATTTCGTGAACCTCAGCTTCGACGGTACCACACCCCTGACCCTGCAGTCGGTTAAACAGGTTGCCGGACAGGTAACTGCAGTAGATGCGGCATCAGGCACGTTCACAGTGAAGGATTATACAGGAGCCTCACAGCCGTTCACTGCTGCAAGCGGAGTGAGAATACTCCGGGACGGTGTTACAACGAACGCGTTAAGCGGTCTTACCACAGCAGACCGGGTATTGGTGCGTAAGGATGCCAGCGGTGTAGTGATCATCTCCGTGTTCAGTCAGCTGAACCGGACGTTCGCCCGTTATGAGAGCGCAACGAATGAAATATTAACCAAACGCGCCACGTTGACTGACAATTATAAGTTTGGGCTTGCTCCAAATGTATATATTCATCAAGGTGACACGACTTTACCCGTGCAATCTCTCAAAGAAAATGATAATATTATAATGTATTTCAACAACGACAAGGTTGTAGAAATTGTGAAACAATAA
- the nth gene encoding endonuclease III, giving the protein MKAAEVRHILDTIGGMFPDAHCELNHSNAFELTIAVLLSAQCTDATVNKVTEDLFQKYKAPIDYISVPLEELELDIRRIGLFRNKAKHIQNLCTILIEQYGGEVPQAHDLLVTLPGVGRKTANVVVSNAFGVPAIAVDTHVERVAKRLALAGWKDSVLEVEKKLMKAVPRDEWTLTHHRLIFFGRYHCKAQNPACQICPLLDVCREGKKRMKTAVIRKAKDHTKANQELEKKRMG; this is encoded by the coding sequence ATGAAAGCTGCAGAGGTCCGCCACATCCTGGATACTATCGGAGGCATGTTCCCTGATGCACATTGCGAGCTGAATCACAGCAACGCTTTTGAGCTTACCATAGCTGTGCTGCTCTCAGCCCAGTGTACGGATGCAACAGTGAACAAGGTGACCGAGGACCTGTTTCAGAAGTACAAGGCTCCGATCGACTATATCTCAGTACCGCTGGAAGAGCTGGAGCTGGATATCCGGCGGATTGGTCTATTCCGCAATAAGGCCAAGCATATTCAGAACCTCTGCACCATCCTGATTGAGCAGTACGGGGGTGAAGTGCCGCAGGCCCATGATTTGCTGGTAACTCTGCCTGGAGTCGGACGCAAAACTGCGAATGTGGTCGTATCGAATGCCTTCGGAGTACCGGCGATTGCCGTGGATACTCATGTGGAACGGGTAGCCAAACGGCTCGCGCTTGCGGGCTGGAAAGATTCCGTGCTGGAAGTGGAGAAGAAGCTGATGAAGGCGGTGCCGCGTGACGAATGGACGCTTACGCATCACCGGCTGATCTTTTTCGGACGATATCACTGTAAGGCTCAGAATCCCGCATGCCAGATCTGCCCGCTGCTGGATGTATGCCGGGAGGGCAAAAAACGTATGAAAACTGCTGTAATCAGGAAAGCTAAGGATCATACGAAAGCTAACCAAGAATTAGAGAAGAAGAGGATGGGATAG
- a CDS encoding dynamin family protein: MKEAIDCSGGGDVVGAERERVEQVAAGVLALRLLEERLRQWGEQKSAQIVADLRVKEQADELTLAFCGHFSAGKSSMINKLCGKAVLPSGPVPTSANIVSIRSGAPQVLLHPVDGSSRGNPGVIKTTPDRLQDYCRQGTEYSAIEVWEDVPVLGEHGVLMDTPGVDSTDEGHQAATRSALHLADAVFYVMDYNHVQSENNLAFAKSLSDWGKPLYLIINQIDKHREQEIPLEEYRQQVESAFREWGIHSAGLLFTSLKVEGHPLNQWKDLLALISGLLEQRQELLEYSLSRSIHHTADAVLADYREEQQEERAALLEEAGGAAAEAVEAELLATSQEESSLDALPEEARMDLRSRLDALLGNTNLMPADLRDAAGAYIESLQPGFRRGLLFTAAKREKEQGARLLHWHSLQLREITAQLEWHTLQLVREWAEGLELWQEEAEPLLKQAFPAVSQQWLADQVKPGTGASGEALLNFCRTLAAEIKAQFRRAVLAFGEPLLDALPPLVEERRAELTRRRAALQRQAQALAALAALDRAAAARADALAALLPPRRTLTPGALPGVPPLAAGAPSAASPEPPPRVAAAASPSAAQAWAAGTAQPAGGRRRLTQAAAALHAAAGVLRSEPAMASAARSLAARAEDLAGGRFTMALFGAFSAGKSSFANALLGEEVLPVSPHPATAAVGRILAPEGGFAHGTAAITMKRAEEVWEDILHSFSVLQLAPPQHDSWPAAVARLQTGGLHPSALPHAGFLRAAAAGWEESRPLLGTERTVSLAEYRSLVADEKRACFVQSTDLYYDSPLTRSGIVLVDTPGADSLHARHTGVTFGYMKNADAICFVTYYNHAFSKADRSLLAQLGRIKDSFALDKMFFIINAADLAADEAELEEVKQHVAQNLRAGGLTSPRIYSVSSLLALEGKSSGAGEAYEASGFGSFEAALSAFAGDELPGLSLTAAKDSLSSVRGRAEEWQRLALMEADQQEEGMKRFRQRQEAAKLRLAALAKEDRPLRDLRREGAELLYHVRQRIAFSFGRSFQESFHPSILREDGGNLKDIFIACGRELERSILRELEQELWATTLRLESAGRRFVTQAATAAAAELSIPDQELQLLENPDERWPAPAKLNCVLAPLDWAGLWSRFKSPRHFFEGPGRAEIRAAAEPWFKEAVAAAAQGQEDSLLTFYTDAAATALSQAADQLREGLSEQEAAMSALLKGGDGAEHWGRIAEELRLQEQAFAEI; encoded by the coding sequence ATGAAAGAAGCTATAGATTGCAGCGGAGGCGGGGATGTAGTGGGAGCAGAACGGGAAAGAGTGGAGCAGGTTGCAGCGGGGGTATTAGCGCTTAGGCTGCTGGAGGAGCGTCTGAGGCAATGGGGAGAACAGAAGAGTGCGCAGATCGTGGCGGATCTAAGGGTCAAGGAGCAGGCAGATGAGCTGACGCTTGCATTCTGCGGACATTTCTCAGCAGGGAAGTCAAGCATGATTAACAAGCTCTGCGGGAAGGCGGTGCTGCCTTCGGGTCCGGTTCCAACCAGTGCGAATATTGTATCGATCCGCAGCGGAGCACCGCAGGTGCTGCTGCATCCGGTGGACGGAAGCTCCAGAGGCAATCCCGGGGTAATCAAGACCACACCTGACCGGCTTCAGGATTACTGCCGCCAGGGTACCGAATATTCTGCGATAGAGGTGTGGGAGGATGTCCCGGTGCTGGGGGAGCACGGGGTGCTGATGGATACTCCCGGCGTAGATTCGACTGATGAGGGCCATCAGGCGGCGACCCGTTCGGCGCTGCATCTGGCGGATGCCGTCTTCTATGTGATGGATTACAATCATGTGCAGTCGGAGAATAATCTGGCGTTTGCCAAAAGTCTAAGCGACTGGGGCAAGCCGCTCTACCTGATCATCAATCAGATCGACAAGCACAGGGAACAGGAAATCCCGCTGGAAGAATACCGGCAGCAAGTGGAAAGCGCTTTCCGGGAATGGGGTATTCATTCTGCGGGGCTGTTGTTCACTTCGCTTAAGGTGGAGGGACATCCGCTGAATCAGTGGAAGGATCTGCTGGCCTTGATCTCCGGTCTGCTGGAGCAGCGGCAGGAGTTGCTTGAATACAGCTTGTCCCGTTCCATCCATCATACTGCGGATGCTGTCCTGGCGGATTATCGTGAAGAGCAGCAGGAGGAGCGGGCTGCGCTGCTGGAAGAAGCAGGCGGTGCAGCGGCGGAAGCTGTGGAAGCAGAGCTACTGGCAACGAGCCAGGAGGAATCCTCGCTGGATGCACTGCCTGAAGAGGCGCGGATGGATCTGCGCAGCAGGCTGGACGCTCTGCTTGGCAACACGAATCTGATGCCGGCCGATCTGCGGGATGCAGCTGGAGCATACATCGAGAGTCTCCAGCCGGGCTTCCGGCGCGGCCTGCTCTTCACCGCTGCGAAGCGGGAGAAGGAGCAGGGAGCGCGGCTGCTGCACTGGCACAGCCTTCAGCTCAGAGAGATCACTGCCCAGCTGGAGTGGCACACTCTCCAGCTGGTGCGCGAATGGGCTGAAGGCCTGGAGCTGTGGCAGGAGGAGGCGGAGCCCCTGCTGAAGCAGGCTTTCCCGGCGGTGAGCCAGCAGTGGCTGGCAGATCAGGTGAAGCCGGGAACCGGTGCTTCGGGCGAGGCGCTGCTTAATTTCTGCCGCACGCTTGCGGCTGAGATTAAGGCGCAGTTCCGCCGCGCGGTCCTGGCCTTCGGCGAGCCGCTGCTGGATGCGCTGCCGCCGCTGGTGGAGGAACGGCGCGCAGAGCTCACGCGCCGCCGGGCGGCCCTGCAGCGGCAGGCGCAGGCGCTCGCCGCGCTGGCCGCCCTGGACCGCGCGGCTGCCGCCCGCGCGGACGCCCTTGCGGCGCTGCTGCCGCCGCGCCGCACCCTCACCCCCGGCGCGCTGCCGGGGGTGCCGCCCCTGGCGGCTGGCGCGCCTAGCGCCGCCAGCCCGGAACCGCCGCCGCGCGTGGCAGCGGCGGCAAGCCCTAGCGCTGCCCAGGCCTGGGCGGCGGGCACGGCACAGCCGGCGGGCGGGCGCCGCCGGCTGACGCAGGCCGCTGCGGCGCTGCACGCAGCGGCCGGGGTGCTGCGGAGCGAGCCGGCCATGGCCTCGGCGGCGCGCAGCCTGGCGGCGCGTGCGGAGGATCTCGCCGGCGGCCGCTTCACGATGGCGCTGTTCGGAGCGTTCAGCGCCGGCAAATCCTCCTTCGCCAACGCCCTGCTGGGCGAAGAGGTGCTGCCCGTGTCGCCGCATCCGGCAACGGCGGCCGTCGGGCGGATTCTGGCGCCGGAGGGCGGCTTCGCCCACGGGACGGCGGCCATCACCATGAAGCGGGCGGAGGAGGTCTGGGAGGACATCCTCCATTCCTTCAGCGTGCTGCAGCTGGCGCCGCCGCAGCACGACTCGTGGCCCGCAGCCGTGGCCCGGCTGCAGACCGGCGGGCTTCATCCGTCCGCACTGCCGCATGCCGGCTTCCTGCGGGCAGCTGCCGCCGGATGGGAGGAATCCCGTCCGCTGCTCGGAACAGAGCGGACGGTCAGCCTGGCGGAATACCGCAGCCTGGTTGCAGATGAGAAGCGCGCCTGCTTCGTACAGAGCACAGATCTGTATTATGATAGTCCGCTGACACGAAGCGGCATTGTACTAGTGGACACACCGGGTGCGGATTCCTTACATGCCCGGCACACCGGTGTAACCTTCGGCTATATGAAGAACGCCGATGCCATTTGCTTCGTGACCTACTATAACCACGCCTTTTCCAAGGCTGACCGCAGCCTCCTTGCCCAGCTGGGTAGAATCAAGGACAGCTTTGCGCTTGACAAAATGTTCTTCATCATCAACGCCGCAGATCTCGCGGCGGATGAGGCCGAGCTTGAAGAGGTGAAGCAGCATGTGGCGCAAAATCTGCGTGCCGGAGGCCTAACCTCACCGCGGATTTACAGCGTGTCCAGCCTGCTTGCGCTGGAGGGCAAGTCAAGCGGAGCGGGGGAGGCTTACGAGGCTTCAGGATTCGGCAGCTTTGAAGCCGCACTCTCCGCGTTCGCCGGTGATGAACTGCCGGGACTGTCTCTGACAGCGGCCAAGGACAGTCTAAGCTCGGTGCGTGGGCGCGCCGAAGAGTGGCAACGCCTTGCGCTGATGGAGGCAGACCAGCAGGAGGAAGGAATGAAGCGGTTCCGGCAACGCCAGGAAGCGGCGAAACTGCGGCTGGCCGCACTTGCTAAGGAAGACCGGCCGCTCCGGGACCTGCGCCGTGAAGGTGCGGAGCTGCTCTATCATGTCCGGCAGCGGATTGCCTTTTCCTTCGGGCGTTCCTTCCAGGAGTCCTTCCATCCATCCATTCTCCGGGAAGACGGAGGGAACCTGAAAGACATCTTCATCGCCTGCGGGCGGGAGCTTGAGCGCAGTATTCTGCGTGAACTGGAGCAGGAGCTGTGGGCAACGACCCTGCGGCTGGAGTCGGCAGGGCGCAGATTCGTGACCCAGGCGGCCACAGCGGCTGCAGCTGAGCTGTCCATCCCGGATCAGGAGCTTCAGCTGCTAGAGAATCCGGATGAGCGCTGGCCGGCACCTGCGAAGCTGAACTGTGTTCTGGCTCCGCTGGATTGGGCCGGACTGTGGAGCCGCTTCAAATCTCCGCGCCACTTCTTCGAGGGACCGGGCCGGGCAGAGATCCGCGCGGCTGCCGAGCCGTGGTTCAAAGAAGCGGTGGCTGCGGCGGCGCAAGGACAGGAGGACTCTCTGTTGACATTCTACACCGATGCAGCAGCAACGGCCTTGTCCCAGGCCGCAGACCAGCTGCGTGAAGGCCTGTCTGAACAGGAGGCAGCCATGTCGGCGCTGCTGAAAGGGGGTGATGGTGCGGAGCATTGGGGCCGGATCGCCGAGGAATTACGGCTTCAGGAGCAGGCTTTCGCTGAAATATAA
- the purT gene encoding formate-dependent phosphoribosylglycinamide formyltransferase: protein MWGAPLSARSKKLLLLGSGELGKEVIIEAQRLGVETVAVDRYEAAPAMGVAHRSYVLDMLDAEALKQLIRTEKPDLIVPEIEAIATGALVELEEEGFLVVPTARAARLTMDREGIRRLAAEELGLPTAAYRFADSLDELRQAVSELGTPCVIKPIMSSSGKGQSVCRTPEDAEGCWNTALEGARAKGTRVIVEAFVTFESEITLLTVRSVSGTVFCPPIGHIQQDGDYVESWQPHQMSGAQLEEAEAIARAVTDQLGGYGIFGVELFLTADGVLFSEVSPRPHDTGMVTMITQDLSEFALHVRAILGFPLEAVRLLTPGASATLKTDRAGQAFAVTGIEEALALPRTQVRVFGKPEIRPGRRMAVTLSSAEDIEIARMTAKQAASKLQVEVYKDEQ from the coding sequence ATGTGGGGAGCTCCTTTATCAGCCCGGAGTAAAAAGCTGCTGCTGCTCGGCAGCGGTGAACTGGGTAAGGAAGTCATTATCGAAGCTCAGCGCCTTGGCGTAGAGACCGTAGCTGTGGATCGTTATGAAGCGGCACCCGCGATGGGCGTGGCCCACCGCTCTTATGTACTGGATATGCTGGATGCAGAGGCACTCAAGCAGCTTATCCGTACTGAGAAGCCGGATTTGATTGTACCGGAGATTGAAGCCATTGCTACCGGGGCCCTGGTGGAGCTGGAGGAAGAAGGCTTCCTCGTTGTTCCTACCGCCCGTGCTGCTCGGCTGACCATGGACCGCGAAGGCATCCGCCGTCTGGCGGCAGAAGAGCTGGGGCTGCCTACGGCGGCTTACCGGTTCGCAGACAGTCTGGATGAACTGCGCCAGGCCGTTTCAGAGCTGGGAACGCCTTGTGTGATTAAGCCGATTATGAGCTCATCCGGCAAAGGCCAGAGCGTGTGCAGAACACCGGAGGATGCGGAAGGCTGCTGGAATACGGCGCTTGAAGGCGCACGTGCGAAGGGGACACGCGTCATCGTGGAGGCCTTTGTTACCTTTGAGAGCGAGATTACACTGCTTACCGTCCGTTCGGTTAGCGGAACCGTATTCTGTCCGCCGATCGGCCACATTCAGCAGGATGGCGATTATGTAGAGTCCTGGCAGCCGCATCAGATGAGCGGGGCGCAGCTGGAAGAGGCTGAGGCCATCGCCCGGGCGGTTACCGATCAGCTTGGCGGTTATGGAATTTTTGGTGTGGAGCTGTTCCTCACCGCGGATGGTGTTCTGTTCAGTGAAGTGTCCCCCCGGCCGCATGACACAGGTATGGTTACAATGATTACGCAGGATTTGTCGGAATTTGCTCTGCATGTCAGAGCCATTCTTGGATTTCCGCTGGAAGCGGTACGTTTGTTGACACCGGGAGCTTCGGCCACCCTGAAGACGGATAGAGCCGGACAAGCTTTTGCGGTGACCGGGATTGAAGAGGCACTGGCCCTTCCCCGCACGCAGGTCCGGGTATTCGGCAAGCCGGAGATCCGCCCAGGACGGCGGATGGCAGTAACACTCAGTTCAGCGGAAGATATTGAAATCGCGCGGATGACAGCCAAGCAGGCTGCGTCTAAGCTACAAGTGGAGGTATACAAGGATGAACAGTAG
- a CDS encoding GNAT family N-acetyltransferase, protein MNSSTQEQVLQIRKCGMNDLERVTALLREFGYPTTLSVMKERMEGMENDPFHCTLVAELNNEVVGMIGLRQVKSYYKHADCITEITALIVSEELRGQGLGKRLVAAAEEWARNQGCCQLFLRSGNRVERAPAHAFYRHIGFEKTTGYRFNKALL, encoded by the coding sequence ATGAACAGTAGTACTCAGGAGCAGGTACTGCAAATTCGCAAATGCGGCATGAATGATCTGGAGAGAGTGACAGCCCTTTTGCGTGAATTCGGCTATCCGACAACGCTTAGCGTGATGAAAGAGAGAATGGAAGGCATGGAGAATGATCCGTTCCACTGCACCCTGGTCGCAGAGCTCAATAACGAAGTTGTGGGAATGATCGGTTTACGGCAGGTGAAGTCCTACTACAAGCATGCCGATTGTATTACGGAGATCACCGCGCTGATCGTATCAGAGGAGCTTAGAGGACAAGGCCTTGGCAAAAGACTCGTAGCTGCAGCGGAAGAATGGGCGCGCAATCAGGGCTGCTGCCAGCTGTTCCTGCGGAGCGGCAACCGCGTGGAACGTGCACCTGCACATGCGTTTTACCGCCATATCGGCTTTGAAAAGACAACTGGCTACCGCTTCAACAAAGCCCTGCTATAA
- a CDS encoding IS4 family transposase yields MKKSTSISNILQLLIPEEQLKPILKEIKYVDVARKFTVYDLFLFLAEAAFQQWDGYRDGAERMSLYGQRAVNYSTLSKKAKGVHFQLFKRLLNLMIGLCNRKTKRVLGIPKELLIVDSTTISVGLGRLPWAPIKGQKAGVKLHVGLLGDSNELHKVTETTGLEHDLNSCAFLLDSLYILVADRAYGKHGLFDSYQEKKERQYFVIRLKDNTTLVHPIPRLRNRPFEGSIEQDLTCQLGKVKALTKNRFRVVILKDPKGNPVILATNLHWHSPEAIANIYKKRWQIEVFFRWIKQHLNIPKLFGTTENAVYGQLYVALLVYVLLKFLFEQGNSTVHVSARLTFAEFDRLFTLQKLPVEWRIYLAHSTDIITKI; encoded by the coding sequence ATGAAAAAGTCTACTTCAATTTCAAATATTCTGCAATTATTGATTCCCGAGGAACAATTAAAACCGATCTTAAAAGAAATAAAGTATGTTGACGTTGCGCGTAAGTTTACCGTTTATGATTTGTTTTTGTTTTTAGCTGAAGCTGCGTTCCAGCAGTGGGACGGATACCGGGACGGCGCAGAACGGATGTCCCTGTATGGGCAACGTGCGGTGAATTACTCAACGCTTTCTAAAAAGGCCAAAGGGGTTCACTTTCAATTATTTAAGCGTCTATTGAATCTCATGATAGGGCTGTGTAATCGGAAAACGAAGCGCGTACTCGGTATCCCAAAAGAGCTGTTAATCGTGGATTCTACCACCATTTCGGTCGGTCTCGGCCGACTGCCTTGGGCTCCCATCAAAGGCCAAAAAGCAGGCGTTAAGCTGCATGTCGGATTACTTGGGGACTCGAATGAATTGCACAAAGTGACGGAGACCACGGGGTTAGAGCATGATTTAAACAGCTGTGCATTCCTGCTGGACAGCCTATATATTTTGGTAGCAGACCGCGCTTACGGGAAGCACGGGCTGTTTGACAGCTATCAAGAGAAGAAAGAGCGGCAATATTTTGTGATTCGCCTCAAGGATAATACCACACTCGTACATCCGATCCCGCGTTTACGAAATCGCCCATTTGAGGGAAGTATCGAGCAAGATTTGACGTGTCAATTAGGAAAGGTTAAGGCACTCACCAAGAATCGGTTTCGGGTGGTGATTCTTAAAGATCCCAAAGGGAATCCCGTCATTCTTGCAACAAATTTGCATTGGCACTCCCCAGAAGCCATAGCAAACATCTATAAAAAACGTTGGCAGATTGAAGTTTTCTTTCGTTGGATCAAGCAGCATTTAAACATTCCCAAACTGTTTGGAACCACAGAAAATGCAGTATATGGACAGCTATATGTGGCTTTATTGGTTTATGTGTTGCTAAAGTTTCTGTTTGAGCAGGGAAATAGTACTGTGCATGTTAGCGCTAGATTAACGTTCGCCGAGTTTGATCGGTTATTTACGCTGCAAAAGCTACCTGTGGAGTGGAGGATTTACTTAGCCCATTCCACTGACATTATCACCAAAATATAG